Proteins encoded in a region of the Capra hircus breed San Clemente chromosome 3, ASM170441v1, whole genome shotgun sequence genome:
- the ATXN7L2 gene encoding ataxin-7-like protein 2 isoform X7, which yields MAVRERAAAAMAALERRVPSLDDFAGQSWSSWVERADLPAADGTELEESNKNPKKLDAMTLIKEDMSIFGHCPAHDDFYLVVCNHCSQVVKPQAFQKHCERRHGPLSKLYTRAPPPPPAPASSQKCHVVNGQGPACRAPGSTKTSSREKGQGSRSRGHQPPEKTQKDNLCQPGGLTKDSPGKNPMASPSKELPGRESIEIAPSEGPSHRTEGSPSEKEPGGAKLPPKTHRKMARKECDLNRQCGVINPETKKICTRLLTCKIHSVHQRREVQGRAKDFDVLVAELKANSRKGESPKEKSPGRKEAALERPSQEPPASVQLVAAAAAPSGAFSARAKPTYPYCALPRSRASSESELDDEGPCGGDGDPGLFPFPLPRGGAQASSEESEEEGTSDELHLPTDCHYANRPPRPQAFCTFGSRLVSPGCYVFSRRLDRFCSALSSMLERHLSSHMWKKIPPAAEPPSHLVSSLPSAPLSPSPMGSSPRLPGPPPRPACPASTPPTKDSLVPSYPAGSPNVAAACSQAECTGGSQAITSPLPANTPSPSFSKLPPSKASKSSKGKDRLEVEAPSRKRKLSPGPTTFKRTCILEPTGKGKPSGCRGLTAKTKPALGLGLNGTVGPRVKRAGPLDCRGSPHQPPTPVKASQLDSQGAAGHAAKALPTSCLSEEEVAKKRKNLATYCRPVKAKHCQAGAPADAACSVRRKKPGPALAFEEKCSTLQSKAH from the exons ATGGCGGTGCGTGAACGCGCGGCGGCAGCAATGGCCGCTCTGGAGCGGCGGGTGCCGAGTCTCGATGACTTCGCGGGACAGAGCTGGAGCTCGTGGGTGGAGCGGGCCGATCTGCCCGCAGCCGACG GGACTGAGTTGGAGGAGAGTAACAAAAACCCGAAGAAGTTGGATGCCATGACCCTCATTAAAGAAG ACATGTCCATCTTCGGGCACTGCCCTGCCCATGACGACTTCTATTTGGTTGTATGTAACCATTGCAGCCAAGTGGTGAAGCCTCAAGCTTTCCAGAAGCACTGCG AAAGAAGACATGGGCCCCTCAGCAAGCTCTACACCCGggccccacctccacctccagccCCTGCCAGCTCTCAGAAATGCCATGTAGTGAATGGGCAGGGCCCTGCTTGTAGGGCCCCAGGTTCTACCAAAACCTCCTCCAGGGAGAAGGGCCAGGGGTCTCGCAGCCGTGgccaccagcctcctgagaagacCCAGAAGGACAACCTCTG CCAGCCAGGTGGCCTCACCAAGGACTCCcctggaaaaaatcccatggcATCCCCTTCTAAAGAACTTCCTGGCAGAGAGAGCATCGAGATAGCCCCCAGCGAGGGCCCCAGTCACCGGACTGAAGGCAGCCCTTCtgaaaaggagcctggtggggccaaGCTGCCCCCTAAAACCCACCGGAAGATGGCTC GGAAGGAGTGCGACCTCAACAGGCAGTGTGGGGTAATAAATCCAGAGACCAAAAAGATCTGTACCCGCCTTCTCACTTGCAAG ATCCACTCGGTACACCAGCGCCGGGAGGTCCAGGGCCGAGCCAAGGACTTTGACGTGCTGGTGGCGGAGTTGAAGGCCAACTCCCGCAAAGGGGAGTCTCCCAAGGAGAAGAGCCCAGGGCGCAAGGAGGCAGCTCTAGAGCGCCCCTCCCAGGAGCCCCCCGCCTCAGTCCAACTTGTGGCAGCAGCGGCTGCTCCCAGCGGCGCCTTCTCTGCTCGTGCCAAGCCGACCTACCCCTACTGTGCACTGCCCAG GTCCCGGGCTTCCTCTGAGAGTGAGCTGGATGATGAAGGCCcttgtggtggtgatggggatCCAGGCCTGTTCCCCTTCCCCCTGCCCCGGGGTGGGGCCCAGGCCTCCAGCGAGGAGAGTGAGGAGGAAGGGACATCTGATGAACTCCACCTCCCCACTGACTGCCATTATGCAAACCGGCCCCCTCGGCCGCAGGCG TTCTGCACCTTTGGGAGCCGGCTGGTGAGTCCAGGATGCTACGTGTTTAGCCGCCGGCTGGACCGGTTCTGCTCGGCCCTGAGCTCCATGCTGGAACGGCACCTCAGCTCCCACATGTGGAA GAAGATCCCACCGGCGGCTGAGCCTCCATCCCACCTTGTCAGCTCCCTCCCATCTGCTCCCCTGAGTCCATCCCCTATGGGCAGCAGCCCTCGCCTTCCAGGCCCACCCCCCAGACCCGCCTGCCCCGCCTCTACGCCCCCCACCAAGGACAGCCTTGTCCCCAGCTACCCTGCAGGTTCCCCCAACGTGGCAGCTGCCTGTAGTCAGGCGGAGTGCACGGGCGGGAGCCAGGCCATCACCTCACCACTGCCTGCCAACACGCCGTCCCCATCCTTCAGCAAGCTCCCACCTTCCAAGGCCAGCAAGTCGTCCAAAGGCAAGGACAGGCTTGAGGTGGAGGCTCCTTCTCGAAAGCGAAAGTTATCACCTGGCCCCACCACTTTCAAACGGACTTGCATCCTGGAGCCCACTGGAAAAGGCAAGCCCTCTGGATGCCGGGGCCTCACAGCCAAGACTAAACCTGCTCTGGGCCTGGGGCTTAATGGGACGGTGGGGCCAAGAGTGAAGAGGGCAGGGCCTCTGGATTGTCGGGGTTCCCCTCATCAGCCCCCCACGCCAGTCAAGGCCTCTCAGCTGGACAGCCAGGGGGCGGCTGGACACGCGGCCAAGGCCCTGCCAACCAGCTGCCTCTCTGAGGAGGAGGTAGCCAAGAAGCGGAAAAACCTGGCCACTTACTGCCGGCCAGTGAAGGCCAAGCACTGCCAGGCCGGTGCCCCTGCCGACGCGGCCTGCTCTGTGCGCCGCAAGAAGCCAGGTCCGGCCCTGGCCTTTGAGGAGAAGTGTTCTACACTGCAG TCAAAAGCCCATTAA
- the ATXN7L2 gene encoding ataxin-7-like protein 2 isoform X4, translating into MAVRERAAAAMAALERRVPSLDDFAGQSWSSWVERADLPAADGTELEESNKNPKKLDAMTLIKEDMSIFGHCPAHDDFYLVVCNHCSQVVKPQAFQKHCERRHGPLSKLYTRAPPPPPAPASSQKCHVVNGQGPACRAPGSTKTSSREKGQGSRSRGHQPPEKTQKDNLCLFVPVVNLEKMSSLPKPDGHGIRVAPPSAFLSQPGGLTKDSPGKNPMASPSKELPGRESIEIAPSEGPSHRTEGSPSEKEPGGAKLPPKTHRKMARKECDLNRQCGVINPETKKICTRLLTCKIHSVHQRREVQGRAKDFDVLVAELKANSRKGESPKEKSPGRKEAALERPSQEPPASVQLVAAAAAPSGAFSARAKPTYPYCALPRSRASSESELDDEGPCGGDGDPGLFPFPLPRGGAQASSEESEEEGTSDELHLPTDCHYANRPPRPQAFCTFGSRLVSPGCYVFSRRLDRFCSALSSMLERHLSSHMWKKIPPAAEPPSHLVSSLPSAPLSPSPMGSSPRLPGPPPRPACPASTPPTKDSLVPSYPAGSPNVAAACSQAECTGGSQAITSPLPANTPSPSFSKLPPSKASKSSKGKDRLEVEAPSRKRKLSPGPTTFKRTCILEPTGKGKPSGCRGLTAKTKPALGLGLNGTVGPRVKRAGPLDCRGSPHQPPTPVKASQLDSQGAAGHAAKALPTSCLSEEEVAKKRKNLATYCRPVKAKHCQAGAPADAACSVRRKKPGPALAFEEKCSTLQGHFLNWLWPSLQELEPPLFPEGKEVGLHEL; encoded by the exons ATGGCGGTGCGTGAACGCGCGGCGGCAGCAATGGCCGCTCTGGAGCGGCGGGTGCCGAGTCTCGATGACTTCGCGGGACAGAGCTGGAGCTCGTGGGTGGAGCGGGCCGATCTGCCCGCAGCCGACG GGACTGAGTTGGAGGAGAGTAACAAAAACCCGAAGAAGTTGGATGCCATGACCCTCATTAAAGAAG ACATGTCCATCTTCGGGCACTGCCCTGCCCATGACGACTTCTATTTGGTTGTATGTAACCATTGCAGCCAAGTGGTGAAGCCTCAAGCTTTCCAGAAGCACTGCG AAAGAAGACATGGGCCCCTCAGCAAGCTCTACACCCGggccccacctccacctccagccCCTGCCAGCTCTCAGAAATGCCATGTAGTGAATGGGCAGGGCCCTGCTTGTAGGGCCCCAGGTTCTACCAAAACCTCCTCCAGGGAGAAGGGCCAGGGGTCTCGCAGCCGTGgccaccagcctcctgagaagacCCAGAAGGACAACCTCTG CCTTTTCGTGCCTGTGGTGAATCTGGAGAAGATGTCCAGTCTTCCGAAGCCCGATGGACATGGAATCAGGGTGGCCCCGCCCTCTGCTTTCCTCAGCCAGCCAGGTGGCCTCACCAAGGACTCCcctggaaaaaatcccatggcATCCCCTTCTAAAGAACTTCCTGGCAGAGAGAGCATCGAGATAGCCCCCAGCGAGGGCCCCAGTCACCGGACTGAAGGCAGCCCTTCtgaaaaggagcctggtggggccaaGCTGCCCCCTAAAACCCACCGGAAGATGGCTC GGAAGGAGTGCGACCTCAACAGGCAGTGTGGGGTAATAAATCCAGAGACCAAAAAGATCTGTACCCGCCTTCTCACTTGCAAG ATCCACTCGGTACACCAGCGCCGGGAGGTCCAGGGCCGAGCCAAGGACTTTGACGTGCTGGTGGCGGAGTTGAAGGCCAACTCCCGCAAAGGGGAGTCTCCCAAGGAGAAGAGCCCAGGGCGCAAGGAGGCAGCTCTAGAGCGCCCCTCCCAGGAGCCCCCCGCCTCAGTCCAACTTGTGGCAGCAGCGGCTGCTCCCAGCGGCGCCTTCTCTGCTCGTGCCAAGCCGACCTACCCCTACTGTGCACTGCCCAG GTCCCGGGCTTCCTCTGAGAGTGAGCTGGATGATGAAGGCCcttgtggtggtgatggggatCCAGGCCTGTTCCCCTTCCCCCTGCCCCGGGGTGGGGCCCAGGCCTCCAGCGAGGAGAGTGAGGAGGAAGGGACATCTGATGAACTCCACCTCCCCACTGACTGCCATTATGCAAACCGGCCCCCTCGGCCGCAGGCG TTCTGCACCTTTGGGAGCCGGCTGGTGAGTCCAGGATGCTACGTGTTTAGCCGCCGGCTGGACCGGTTCTGCTCGGCCCTGAGCTCCATGCTGGAACGGCACCTCAGCTCCCACATGTGGAA GAAGATCCCACCGGCGGCTGAGCCTCCATCCCACCTTGTCAGCTCCCTCCCATCTGCTCCCCTGAGTCCATCCCCTATGGGCAGCAGCCCTCGCCTTCCAGGCCCACCCCCCAGACCCGCCTGCCCCGCCTCTACGCCCCCCACCAAGGACAGCCTTGTCCCCAGCTACCCTGCAGGTTCCCCCAACGTGGCAGCTGCCTGTAGTCAGGCGGAGTGCACGGGCGGGAGCCAGGCCATCACCTCACCACTGCCTGCCAACACGCCGTCCCCATCCTTCAGCAAGCTCCCACCTTCCAAGGCCAGCAAGTCGTCCAAAGGCAAGGACAGGCTTGAGGTGGAGGCTCCTTCTCGAAAGCGAAAGTTATCACCTGGCCCCACCACTTTCAAACGGACTTGCATCCTGGAGCCCACTGGAAAAGGCAAGCCCTCTGGATGCCGGGGCCTCACAGCCAAGACTAAACCTGCTCTGGGCCTGGGGCTTAATGGGACGGTGGGGCCAAGAGTGAAGAGGGCAGGGCCTCTGGATTGTCGGGGTTCCCCTCATCAGCCCCCCACGCCAGTCAAGGCCTCTCAGCTGGACAGCCAGGGGGCGGCTGGACACGCGGCCAAGGCCCTGCCAACCAGCTGCCTCTCTGAGGAGGAGGTAGCCAAGAAGCGGAAAAACCTGGCCACTTACTGCCGGCCAGTGAAGGCCAAGCACTGCCAGGCCGGTGCCCCTGCCGACGCGGCCTGCTCTGTGCGCCGCAAGAAGCCAGGTCCGGCCCTGGCCTTTGAGGAGAAGTGTTCTACACTGCAG ggCCACTTTCTGAATTGGCTGTGGCCCTCACTCCAGGAACTGGAGCCACCTCTGTTCCCTGAAGGAAAGGAAGTTGGACTCCATGAGCTCTGA
- the ATXN7L2 gene encoding ataxin-7-like protein 2 isoform X3, which translates to MAVRERAAAAMAALERRVPSLDDFAGQSWSSWVERADLPAADGTELEESNKNPKKLDAMTLIKEDMSIFGHCPAHDDFYLVVCNHCSQVVKPQAFQKHCERRHGPLSKLYTRAPPPPPAPASSQKCHVVNGQGPACRAPGSTKTSSREKGQGSRSRGHQPPEKTQKDNLCLFVPVVNLEKMSSLPKPDGHGIRVAPPSAFLSQPGGLTKDSPGKNPMASPSKELPGRESIEIAPSEGPSHRTEGSPSEKEPGGAKLPPKTHRKMARKECDLNRQCGVINPETKKICTRLLTCKIHSVHQRREVQGRAKDFDVLVAELKANSRKGESPKEKSPGRKEAALERPSQEPPASVQLVAAAAAPSGAFSARAKPTYPYCALPRSRASSESELDDEGPCGGDGDPGLFPFPLPRGGAQASSEESEEEGTSDELHLPTDCHYANRPPRPQAFCTFGSRLVSPGCYVFSRRLDRFCSALSSMLERHLSSHMWKKIPPAAEPPSHLVSSLPSAPLSPSPMGSSPRLPGPPPRPACPASTPPTKDSLVPSYPAGSPNVAAACSQAECTGGSQAITSPLPANTPSPSFSKLPPSKASKSSKGKDRLEVEAPSRKRKLSPGPTTFKRTCILEPTGKGKPSGCRGLTAKTKPALGLGLNGTVGPRVKRAGPLDCRGSPHQPPTPVKASQLDSQGAAGHAAKALPTSCLSEEEVAKKRKNLATYCRPVKAKHCQAGAPADAACSVRRKKPGPALAFEEKCSTLQVPARLPEERGQGRVRMDEVGMPSRNLTERGA; encoded by the exons ATGGCGGTGCGTGAACGCGCGGCGGCAGCAATGGCCGCTCTGGAGCGGCGGGTGCCGAGTCTCGATGACTTCGCGGGACAGAGCTGGAGCTCGTGGGTGGAGCGGGCCGATCTGCCCGCAGCCGACG GGACTGAGTTGGAGGAGAGTAACAAAAACCCGAAGAAGTTGGATGCCATGACCCTCATTAAAGAAG ACATGTCCATCTTCGGGCACTGCCCTGCCCATGACGACTTCTATTTGGTTGTATGTAACCATTGCAGCCAAGTGGTGAAGCCTCAAGCTTTCCAGAAGCACTGCG AAAGAAGACATGGGCCCCTCAGCAAGCTCTACACCCGggccccacctccacctccagccCCTGCCAGCTCTCAGAAATGCCATGTAGTGAATGGGCAGGGCCCTGCTTGTAGGGCCCCAGGTTCTACCAAAACCTCCTCCAGGGAGAAGGGCCAGGGGTCTCGCAGCCGTGgccaccagcctcctgagaagacCCAGAAGGACAACCTCTG CCTTTTCGTGCCTGTGGTGAATCTGGAGAAGATGTCCAGTCTTCCGAAGCCCGATGGACATGGAATCAGGGTGGCCCCGCCCTCTGCTTTCCTCAGCCAGCCAGGTGGCCTCACCAAGGACTCCcctggaaaaaatcccatggcATCCCCTTCTAAAGAACTTCCTGGCAGAGAGAGCATCGAGATAGCCCCCAGCGAGGGCCCCAGTCACCGGACTGAAGGCAGCCCTTCtgaaaaggagcctggtggggccaaGCTGCCCCCTAAAACCCACCGGAAGATGGCTC GGAAGGAGTGCGACCTCAACAGGCAGTGTGGGGTAATAAATCCAGAGACCAAAAAGATCTGTACCCGCCTTCTCACTTGCAAG ATCCACTCGGTACACCAGCGCCGGGAGGTCCAGGGCCGAGCCAAGGACTTTGACGTGCTGGTGGCGGAGTTGAAGGCCAACTCCCGCAAAGGGGAGTCTCCCAAGGAGAAGAGCCCAGGGCGCAAGGAGGCAGCTCTAGAGCGCCCCTCCCAGGAGCCCCCCGCCTCAGTCCAACTTGTGGCAGCAGCGGCTGCTCCCAGCGGCGCCTTCTCTGCTCGTGCCAAGCCGACCTACCCCTACTGTGCACTGCCCAG GTCCCGGGCTTCCTCTGAGAGTGAGCTGGATGATGAAGGCCcttgtggtggtgatggggatCCAGGCCTGTTCCCCTTCCCCCTGCCCCGGGGTGGGGCCCAGGCCTCCAGCGAGGAGAGTGAGGAGGAAGGGACATCTGATGAACTCCACCTCCCCACTGACTGCCATTATGCAAACCGGCCCCCTCGGCCGCAGGCG TTCTGCACCTTTGGGAGCCGGCTGGTGAGTCCAGGATGCTACGTGTTTAGCCGCCGGCTGGACCGGTTCTGCTCGGCCCTGAGCTCCATGCTGGAACGGCACCTCAGCTCCCACATGTGGAA GAAGATCCCACCGGCGGCTGAGCCTCCATCCCACCTTGTCAGCTCCCTCCCATCTGCTCCCCTGAGTCCATCCCCTATGGGCAGCAGCCCTCGCCTTCCAGGCCCACCCCCCAGACCCGCCTGCCCCGCCTCTACGCCCCCCACCAAGGACAGCCTTGTCCCCAGCTACCCTGCAGGTTCCCCCAACGTGGCAGCTGCCTGTAGTCAGGCGGAGTGCACGGGCGGGAGCCAGGCCATCACCTCACCACTGCCTGCCAACACGCCGTCCCCATCCTTCAGCAAGCTCCCACCTTCCAAGGCCAGCAAGTCGTCCAAAGGCAAGGACAGGCTTGAGGTGGAGGCTCCTTCTCGAAAGCGAAAGTTATCACCTGGCCCCACCACTTTCAAACGGACTTGCATCCTGGAGCCCACTGGAAAAGGCAAGCCCTCTGGATGCCGGGGCCTCACAGCCAAGACTAAACCTGCTCTGGGCCTGGGGCTTAATGGGACGGTGGGGCCAAGAGTGAAGAGGGCAGGGCCTCTGGATTGTCGGGGTTCCCCTCATCAGCCCCCCACGCCAGTCAAGGCCTCTCAGCTGGACAGCCAGGGGGCGGCTGGACACGCGGCCAAGGCCCTGCCAACCAGCTGCCTCTCTGAGGAGGAGGTAGCCAAGAAGCGGAAAAACCTGGCCACTTACTGCCGGCCAGTGAAGGCCAAGCACTGCCAGGCCGGTGCCCCTGCCGACGCGGCCTGCTCTGTGCGCCGCAAGAAGCCAGGTCCGGCCCTGGCCTTTGAGGAGAAGTGTTCTACACTGCAGGTACCAGCCCGGCTCCCTGAAGAGCGGGGGCAGGGAAGGGTCAGGATGGATGAGGTTGGCATGCCCAGCAGGAACCTGACAGAAAGAGGTGCCTAA